Proteins from a single region of Styela clava chromosome 1, kaStyClav1.hap1.2, whole genome shotgun sequence:
- the LOC120348466 gene encoding uncharacterized protein LOC120348466 isoform X1, with protein sequence MTLAIEVIAVLAVVFLLLFLLYCERHQNLVGHAPVNIGDVHGNVIVNQHPSSSTLIQDGQNNDPADDNQEKSSKIDEDDKDSEEIEETPFEVGTKAKCQNEGTSGLRRRHKGTISEPSEEEPNKDRVFSTSSRVEDKKKKPELTQFSPLKAMTPPDSDKQICIESAKVETDMLTSKSSEQQDKSPTQVGKMVVEASSDLGIAEPEDIECKTDEVIKPWGFVVGRKGRRVKAPYCHLEFPPGAVDEPLKVTMEPNYKMHSPSEKEVLITPYVDFKTDKKIEFAEDIKISLRTGYTCSGKKKIPVKILWRENRSMPLRCIQKSNLYHEKFISFTARHFCGHCVSAEQKDFHDMSRYYFFAGYVREPATATRIFHWKLFQDCPLLFEQKCTYLKDKKVVIDPESFVVPYDHTLQMRIENGDIKTSNENHKDYSLTNMWGSRVDETSQFELENRSGREDVHLQVKYKIFGIHNRNGPHIKIKENHFLLHWAKIPTTMPHTINVLGDRATGISFNSLPEGACATGQQQSVQHQMSNVSDASSGYGSPPVSARTFSESFREGRSSARRQDSGLESFIEEESVETSPKSPDRQDSVFESMNETPRPSAHSTPARVSRAGDAPNSLAENNRPEDASTEDSLEELDWSFGEMASNSQESSSIFPNTNAQVLERDESPTNKSLFPEAAATSASIASSERSSQSLAHPTSKDELVGQSISGRTVDEKLQLPEADSDIPTGVQEQQSILENNQQRVSEEVQEEVEIRDGSRNSSLSDPDSLEDECSEVIADNSCSSSASSIESAKSFSN encoded by the exons cttGCTATATTGTGAGAGGCATCAAAACTTGGTGGGACATGCCCCAgtaaat ATCGGAGATGTGCATGGGAATGTCATTGTGAATCAACACCCATCTTCAAGTACTCTCATTCAAGATGGACAAAATAATGATCCAG CAGATGATAACCAAGAAAAGTCCTCAAAGATAGATGAAGATGACAAAGATTCAGAAGAAATTGAAGAAACCCCATTTGAG GTCGGCACAAAGGCAAAATGTCAAAACGAAGGAACATCAGGCCTACGAAGACGGCATAAAGGAACAATTTCAGAACCTTCAGAAGAAGAACCAAATAAG gATCGAGTTTTCAGTACTTCATCTCGTGTAgaagataaaaagaaaaaaccCGAGTTAACCCAGTTCTCACCGCTAAAG GCAATGACACCACCTGATTCTGACAAGCAAATCTGTATTGAATCTGCCAAAGTTGAGACAGATATGCTCACTTCAAAATCTTCTGAGCAGCAAGACAAATCCCCAACACAG gTTGGGAAAATGGTAGTTGAAGCTTCATCTGATCTAGGAATAGCTGAGCCAGAAGATATTGAATGCAAAACAGATGAAGTGATAAAACCGTGGGGATTTGTTGTTGGAAGAAAAGGCCGCAGAGTAAAAGCACCGTATTGCCATCTTGAATTTCCACCAGGTGCTGTTGATGAGCCATTGAAGGTTACAATGGAACCCAATTACAAGATGCAT TCTCCTTCAGAAAAAGAAGTTCTCATCACACCATATGTTGACttcaaaacagacaaaaaaatagaatttgcaGAAGACATCAAAATATCTCTTCGAACAGGATATACTTGCAGCGGAAAAAAGAAAATACCGGTTAAA ATCCTGTGGAGAGAAAATCGTTCTATGCCCTTGCGTTGTATTCAAAAGTCGAATTTGTaccatgaaaaatttatttcgttTACTGCACGACACTTCTGTGG GCACTGTGTCTCGGCTGAACAAAAGGATTTTCATGACATGAGTCGTTACTATTTTTTTGCTGGCTATGTTCGTGAACCAGCAACAGCCACTCGAATATTTCACTGGAAACTTTTTCAAGATTGTCCACTGCTTTTTGAACAAAAGTGCACATATTTGAAGGATAAAAAAGTTGTAATTGATCCAGAGAGCTTTGTTGTGCC ATATGACCATACATTACAAATGAGGATAGAAAATGGCGACATAAAAACAAGTAATGAAAATCACAAAGATTATTCCCTGACCAATATGTGGGGAAGTAGAGTTGATGAAACAAGTCAATTCGAACTAGAAAATAGATCGGGAAGAGAAGATGTGCATCTCCAAGTCAAATACAAAATCTTCGGGATTCACAACCGTAATGGTCCTCATATTAAAATCAAAGAAAATCACTTTTTACTGCATTGGGCCAAAATTCCCACTACTATGCCTCACACTATAAATGTGCTTGGGGATAGAGCTACTGGCATCAGCTTCAATTCGCTTCCAGAAGGTGCTTGTGCAACTGGACAGCAACAAAGTGTTCAGCATCAGATGTCCAATGTAAGTGATGCATCATCTGGGTATGGATCTCCACCTGTTTCGGCTAGAACTTTTTCTGAAAGTTTCAGGGAAGGTCGAAGTTCAGCTAGAAGGCAAGATTCAGGTTTGGAAAGTTTCATTGAGGAAGAGTCTGTTGAAACATCTCCCAAGAGTCCTGATCGACAAGATAGTGTCTTCGAGTCTATGAACGAAACTCCACGCCCTTCTGCTCACAGCACACCGGCAAGAGTTTCAAGGGCAGGAGATGCACCCAACTCACTCGCAGAAAATAATCGACCAGAAGATGCTTCAACCGAAGATTCATTAGAAGAGTTGGATTGGTCTTTTGGCGAAATGGCGTCTAACAGCCAAGAATCTTCGAGCATTTTTCCAAATACAAATGCTCAAGTCTTAGAAAGAGATGAGTCTCCCACCAATAAAAGTCTATTTCCTGAAGCTGCTGCTACTTCAGCATCCATAGCTTCATCAGAACGAAGCTCACAAAGTTTAGCACACCCAACATCCAAAGATGAACTAGTTGGGCAATCAATAAGTGGTCGTACTGTTGATGAAAAACTCCAACTTCCTGAAGCAGATTCAGACATACCAACAGGAGTCCAAGAGCAGCAGAGTATATTGGAAAACAATCAGCAACGAGTTAGTGAAGAGGTGCAAGAAGAAGTGGAAATTAGAGATGGAAGCAGAAATAGTTCTCTATCTGACCCGGATTCTCTAGAGGACGAGTGCTCGGAAGTGATTGCTGACAACAGCTGTTCCTCCTCAGCCTCATCTATTGAATCAGCAAAAAGTTTTTCCAATTAG
- the LOC120348466 gene encoding uncharacterized protein LOC120348466 isoform X2, which yields MTLAIEVIAVLAVVFLLLFLLYCERHQNLVGHAPVNIGDVHGNVIVNQHPSSSTLIQDGQNNDPDDNQEKSSKIDEDDKDSEEIEETPFEVGTKAKCQNEGTSGLRRRHKGTISEPSEEEPNKDRVFSTSSRVEDKKKKPELTQFSPLKAMTPPDSDKQICIESAKVETDMLTSKSSEQQDKSPTQVGKMVVEASSDLGIAEPEDIECKTDEVIKPWGFVVGRKGRRVKAPYCHLEFPPGAVDEPLKVTMEPNYKMHSPSEKEVLITPYVDFKTDKKIEFAEDIKISLRTGYTCSGKKKIPVKILWRENRSMPLRCIQKSNLYHEKFISFTARHFCGHCVSAEQKDFHDMSRYYFFAGYVREPATATRIFHWKLFQDCPLLFEQKCTYLKDKKVVIDPESFVVPYDHTLQMRIENGDIKTSNENHKDYSLTNMWGSRVDETSQFELENRSGREDVHLQVKYKIFGIHNRNGPHIKIKENHFLLHWAKIPTTMPHTINVLGDRATGISFNSLPEGACATGQQQSVQHQMSNVSDASSGYGSPPVSARTFSESFREGRSSARRQDSGLESFIEEESVETSPKSPDRQDSVFESMNETPRPSAHSTPARVSRAGDAPNSLAENNRPEDASTEDSLEELDWSFGEMASNSQESSSIFPNTNAQVLERDESPTNKSLFPEAAATSASIASSERSSQSLAHPTSKDELVGQSISGRTVDEKLQLPEADSDIPTGVQEQQSILENNQQRVSEEVQEEVEIRDGSRNSSLSDPDSLEDECSEVIADNSCSSSASSIESAKSFSN from the exons cttGCTATATTGTGAGAGGCATCAAAACTTGGTGGGACATGCCCCAgtaaat ATCGGAGATGTGCATGGGAATGTCATTGTGAATCAACACCCATCTTCAAGTACTCTCATTCAAGATGGACAAAATAATGATCCAG ATGATAACCAAGAAAAGTCCTCAAAGATAGATGAAGATGACAAAGATTCAGAAGAAATTGAAGAAACCCCATTTGAG GTCGGCACAAAGGCAAAATGTCAAAACGAAGGAACATCAGGCCTACGAAGACGGCATAAAGGAACAATTTCAGAACCTTCAGAAGAAGAACCAAATAAG gATCGAGTTTTCAGTACTTCATCTCGTGTAgaagataaaaagaaaaaaccCGAGTTAACCCAGTTCTCACCGCTAAAG GCAATGACACCACCTGATTCTGACAAGCAAATCTGTATTGAATCTGCCAAAGTTGAGACAGATATGCTCACTTCAAAATCTTCTGAGCAGCAAGACAAATCCCCAACACAG gTTGGGAAAATGGTAGTTGAAGCTTCATCTGATCTAGGAATAGCTGAGCCAGAAGATATTGAATGCAAAACAGATGAAGTGATAAAACCGTGGGGATTTGTTGTTGGAAGAAAAGGCCGCAGAGTAAAAGCACCGTATTGCCATCTTGAATTTCCACCAGGTGCTGTTGATGAGCCATTGAAGGTTACAATGGAACCCAATTACAAGATGCAT TCTCCTTCAGAAAAAGAAGTTCTCATCACACCATATGTTGACttcaaaacagacaaaaaaatagaatttgcaGAAGACATCAAAATATCTCTTCGAACAGGATATACTTGCAGCGGAAAAAAGAAAATACCGGTTAAA ATCCTGTGGAGAGAAAATCGTTCTATGCCCTTGCGTTGTATTCAAAAGTCGAATTTGTaccatgaaaaatttatttcgttTACTGCACGACACTTCTGTGG GCACTGTGTCTCGGCTGAACAAAAGGATTTTCATGACATGAGTCGTTACTATTTTTTTGCTGGCTATGTTCGTGAACCAGCAACAGCCACTCGAATATTTCACTGGAAACTTTTTCAAGATTGTCCACTGCTTTTTGAACAAAAGTGCACATATTTGAAGGATAAAAAAGTTGTAATTGATCCAGAGAGCTTTGTTGTGCC ATATGACCATACATTACAAATGAGGATAGAAAATGGCGACATAAAAACAAGTAATGAAAATCACAAAGATTATTCCCTGACCAATATGTGGGGAAGTAGAGTTGATGAAACAAGTCAATTCGAACTAGAAAATAGATCGGGAAGAGAAGATGTGCATCTCCAAGTCAAATACAAAATCTTCGGGATTCACAACCGTAATGGTCCTCATATTAAAATCAAAGAAAATCACTTTTTACTGCATTGGGCCAAAATTCCCACTACTATGCCTCACACTATAAATGTGCTTGGGGATAGAGCTACTGGCATCAGCTTCAATTCGCTTCCAGAAGGTGCTTGTGCAACTGGACAGCAACAAAGTGTTCAGCATCAGATGTCCAATGTAAGTGATGCATCATCTGGGTATGGATCTCCACCTGTTTCGGCTAGAACTTTTTCTGAAAGTTTCAGGGAAGGTCGAAGTTCAGCTAGAAGGCAAGATTCAGGTTTGGAAAGTTTCATTGAGGAAGAGTCTGTTGAAACATCTCCCAAGAGTCCTGATCGACAAGATAGTGTCTTCGAGTCTATGAACGAAACTCCACGCCCTTCTGCTCACAGCACACCGGCAAGAGTTTCAAGGGCAGGAGATGCACCCAACTCACTCGCAGAAAATAATCGACCAGAAGATGCTTCAACCGAAGATTCATTAGAAGAGTTGGATTGGTCTTTTGGCGAAATGGCGTCTAACAGCCAAGAATCTTCGAGCATTTTTCCAAATACAAATGCTCAAGTCTTAGAAAGAGATGAGTCTCCCACCAATAAAAGTCTATTTCCTGAAGCTGCTGCTACTTCAGCATCCATAGCTTCATCAGAACGAAGCTCACAAAGTTTAGCACACCCAACATCCAAAGATGAACTAGTTGGGCAATCAATAAGTGGTCGTACTGTTGATGAAAAACTCCAACTTCCTGAAGCAGATTCAGACATACCAACAGGAGTCCAAGAGCAGCAGAGTATATTGGAAAACAATCAGCAACGAGTTAGTGAAGAGGTGCAAGAAGAAGTGGAAATTAGAGATGGAAGCAGAAATAGTTCTCTATCTGACCCGGATTCTCTAGAGGACGAGTGCTCGGAAGTGATTGCTGACAACAGCTGTTCCTCCTCAGCCTCATCTATTGAATCAGCAAAAAGTTTTTCCAATTAG
- the LOC120348558 gene encoding uncharacterized protein LOC120348558, whose amino-acid sequence MELLNSLPNSTLLVAGLIIIVCLILLLVFMIRPQNIHNTSYHIYNYPSDKKDDKEVDVNDQGKDFQHGKTEKHESQCDDNIARHEDYHRHSKGGATLLRQRSVANTDATRDHPPPYSKNDIAQIQYVHDHDYPSDRNNDKEGDVHDKEGHLPHEKNETKEQIEFQLGGNFEEHEDLGYQVRQNEGVTSEDDTTLVGQRSVAKSSVTHDQPPPYSKTEDRKFSGDKEPNVTKQAFRKDKNGVKAFLEDSSKTVPKDVRNVENNNSKNETSKKSKTPSPDISTKPQALSLQKSSDVEIVKIPQIIIESPIEMFSFTVDERGCNVSSPYCKLHFAPGATEESITIRMQPEYDITTTILGKMFISPIINFTSENKMLFQKNVMVSIHTTYTAADSDKKIPVQVIWRKDSQTLFENHIQKLDHGNERFITFECKHFCGYSIVADETQFQNMQRHYYSAAYVRQPRNQETRFLHWLIFEDCPHAKADNRQYLSERDTVIDPEGFAIRYNYNLQLRMNCEGVQIHANNQRPNLVEKWGSRFTESYQFKIMKCQEVDDSPIEYEIMAMHCQNHATYQVIQKHFYMEWLYEALAPNVVVNAHDSSTGLSINNPTCGRGFHHQISQASSGYESVTQSPSAPNLPIHEEFSHPSMENEQPPVQQEDGDDIMVTDYDVDDASIATVPKSEATISEDDGGFASLSNESQSFSLSPLAQSTPNSTRVETIAKEDRDSMMCDEKGFSNS is encoded by the exons ATGGAGTTGCTGAACTCATTACCCAACTCAACCTTGCTTGTTGCTGGACTGATTATCATTGTATGCCTCATTTTATT GTTGGTGTTCATGATCAGACCGCAAAACATTCACAACACA AGTTACCATATTTACAATTACCCTTCTGATAAAAAAGATGACAAAGAAGTCGACGTGAATGACCAAG GAAAAGATTTTCAGCACGGAAAAACTGAAAAGCATGAATCTCAATGTGACGACAATATCGCAAGACATGAAGATTATCATCGCCAC AGCAAAGGTGGCGCAACATTACTGAGGCAAAGAAGTGTAGCAAACACTGATGCCACTCGTGACCATCCTCCACCTTACAGTAAAAATGATATTGCACAG atTCAGTATGTTCATGACCACGACTACCCTTCTGACAGGAATAATGACAAAGAAGGGGATGTGCATGACAAAG AAGGGCATTTACCGCAcgaaaaaaatgaaaccaaGGAACAGATTGAATTTCAATTGGGTGGCAATTTTGAGGAGCATGAAGACCTTGGTTATCAAGTGAGACAG AATGAAGGTGTCACGAGTGAAGATGACACAACATTGGTAGGGCAAAGGAGTGTAGCAAAATCCAGTGTTACTCATGATCAACCTCCACCTTACAGTAAAACTGAAGATAGAAAG TTTTCGGGAGATAAAGAGCCAAATGTTACAAAACAGGCTTTCAGAAAAGACAAGAATGGAGTTAAAGCCTTTCTAGAAGACTCTTCCAAAACTGTGCCAAAG GATGTAAGGAATGTTGAAAACAATAACTCAAAGAATGAAACGAGCAAGAAATCAAAAACACCATCACCAGATATCTCAACAAAGCCACAA GCATTGTCATTACAAAAGAGTTCAGATGTTGAAATTGTTAAAATTCCACAAATCATCATCGAGTCCCCAATCGAGATGTTCAGTTTTACAGTGGATGAACGAGGCTGCAATGTATCTTCTCCCTATTGTAAGCTACATTTTGCACCTGGTGCCACAGAAGAATCTATAACTATTAGGATGCAACCGGAGTACGACATAACG ACTACCATTCTTGGAAAAATGTTTATCTCTCCTATCATAAACTTCACCTCGGAAAACAAAATGTTGTTCCAAAAAAATGTGATGGTATCAATTCATACAACTTATACTGCTGCAGATTCTGACAAAAAGATTCCAGTACAG GTAATCTGGAGAAAAGATTCCCAAACACTATTTGAGAATCACATTCAAAAATTGGATCATGGCAATGAGAGATTTATAACCTTTGAATGCAAACATTTTTGTGG TTACAGCATTGTAGCAGATGAGACCCAGTTTCAAAACATGCAAAGACATTACTATTCTGCGGCTTACGTTCGACAACCCAGAAACCAGGAAACTCGCTTCTTACACTGGTTGATATTTGAAGATTGTCCTCACGCTAAGGCAGACAACAGGCAATATCTTAGCGAAAGAGACACCGTGATTGATCCAGAAGGATTTGCAATCAG ATACAACTACAATTTACAACTCCGCATGAATTGCGAAGGCGTCCAAATTCATGCCAATAATCAACGCCCAAACCTAGTGGAGAAGTGGGGTTCAAGGTTCACAGAGTCCTATCAATTCAAAATCATGAAATGCCAGGAAGTGGACGATTCACCCATTGAATACGAAATCATGGCCATGCATTGCCAAAATCATGCTACGTATCAGGTTATACAAAAGCACTTTTATATGGAATGGCTCTATGAAGCACTTGCTCCTAATGTAGTTGTTAACGCACACGATAGTTCAACTGGACTTTCGATCAACAATCCAACATGTGGCAGAGGTTTTCACCACCAAATAAGTCAAGCCTCATCAGGATATGAATCAGTTACCCAATCACCATCTGCACCCAATCTTCCAATTCATGAAGAATTCAGCCATCCATCAATGGAGAATGAGCAACCACCGGTACAACAAGAGGATGGTGATGATATAATGGTTACGGATTACGATGTGGATGATGCAAGTATTGCTACTGTACCAAAATCAGAAGCTACTATAAGTGAAGATGATGGCGGTTTCGCTAGTCTCTCCAACGAAAGTCAAAGTTTTTCTTTGTCCCCATTAGCCCAAAGCACCCCAAATTCTACCCGAGTTGAGACAATCGCAAAGGAAGATCGTGACTCCATGATGTGTGATGAGAAAGGGTTTTCTAATAGCTAG